In Candidatus Atribacteria bacterium ADurb.Bin276, the following proteins share a genomic window:
- a CDS encoding hypothetical protein (Transcriptional repressor SmtB homolog) gives MIDRLFKALSSPWRIEIMKKIAKEPLCQCEFEKSMAIDKTTISRHVRELVLADLVEIEQRGVMKILHIKDKRIMEIIELAEDICQE, from the coding sequence TTGATCGACCGATTGTTTAAGGCTCTTTCTTCACCCTGGCGAATTGAGATAATGAAAAAGATTGCCAAGGAGCCTCTTTGTCAGTGTGAGTTTGAAAAAAGCATGGCTATTGACAAAACCACAATTTCCCGCCATGTCCGGGAGCTGGTTTTAGCCGATCTGGTTGAGATTGAGCAGAGGGGAGTGATGAAAATTCTTCATATCAAAGACAAGCGAATCATGGAAATCATTGAATTGGCTGAAGATATTTGTCAAGAATGA